In the Streptomyces sp. f51 genome, one interval contains:
- a CDS encoding carbon monoxide dehydrogenase, with protein MEHEVFVPFPAGRLREALADPVRVARAVPGLQQDASAVTDGAGSAAPGSPPASASGAGRDARVAGRLKVRVAGHTITYRGAFRVIAQDGDTYAVEGDATEVRGVGAVKLALTLRLLPADGGTTLVFGGTASGDGRVAELPHDAVSSTGLRLLTRFAESLTTDLAPSPGSVPEPEAGQGLGAEPDAEAQPAARTEPEARPGRGPEIDAGPEPEPDVETEPEPDAEAEFDTEAELEADTDTPAGFEADVTSRSPDPAGEGGAFDGEDFVAEAAVPGRADAMAEAAHARRTMIGRSAEEVDHAPPRGRYAPVPPPEATTARATLRWAAPAAALALASAFALSRALRKRR; from the coding sequence ATGGAGCATGAGGTGTTCGTTCCGTTTCCGGCCGGGCGGCTGAGAGAGGCGCTGGCCGATCCCGTCCGCGTCGCCCGCGCCGTCCCGGGTCTCCAGCAGGACGCGTCGGCGGTCACCGACGGCGCCGGGTCCGCGGCCCCGGGCTCGCCGCCCGCCTCCGCCTCCGGGGCCGGGCGGGACGCGCGGGTCGCCGGGCGGCTGAAGGTCCGCGTCGCCGGTCACACGATCACCTATCGCGGTGCGTTCCGCGTCATCGCGCAGGACGGCGACACGTACGCCGTCGAGGGCGACGCCACGGAGGTGCGCGGCGTCGGTGCGGTGAAGCTGGCGCTGACCCTGCGGCTCCTTCCCGCCGACGGCGGGACCACCCTCGTGTTCGGCGGCACGGCCTCCGGGGACGGCCGGGTGGCGGAACTCCCGCACGACGCGGTGTCCTCGACGGGCCTGCGCCTGCTGACCCGTTTCGCCGAATCCCTGACCACGGACCTCGCCCCGTCACCCGGCTCCGTGCCCGAGCCCGAAGCCGGACAGGGCCTCGGCGCCGAACCGGACGCCGAGGCCCAGCCTGCGGCCCGCACGGAGCCCGAAGCGCGACCGGGACGCGGCCCCGAAATCGACGCCGGACCCGAGCCCGAGCCGGATGTCGAAACCGAACCCGAGCCGGACGCCGAAGCCGAGTTCGACACGGAAGCCGAACTCGAAGCCGACACCGACACCCCCGCGGGTTTCGAGGCGGACGTGACGTCCCGGTCTCCCGATCCGGCGGGCGAGGGCGGCGCGTTCGACGGGGAGGACTTCGTGGCGGAAGCGGCGGTGCCGGGGCGCGCGGACGCCATGGCCGAGGCCGCCCACGCGCGCCGGACGATGATCGGACGCAGCGCCGAGGAGGTCGACCACGCCCCTCCGCGCGGCCGCTACGCCCCCGTACCGCCCCCGGAGGCCACCACCGCGCGCGCCACCCTGCGCTGGGCGGCCCCCGCCGCGGCCCTCGCGCTGGCCTCGGCGTTCGCCCTGTCCCGGGCACTGCGCAAACGTCGTTGA
- a CDS encoding aldose 1-epimerase, whose protein sequence is MSNEDITLTAGDAEVTVSPGNGGRIGSLRVGGAELLRQGAKFGCFPMVPWCGRIRDGRFLDGATVRQMPLNSPPHAIHGTARDGAWKTARVTADEAVITYDLVEPWPHPARVTQAFALTADGLTVTMSVETYGESFPAQIGWHPWFNRNLGDGGEDVRVDFHPAWQEERGEDHLPTGRRVDPAPGPWDDCFGMPEGVDVTLTWPGRLELKVASRERWVVVYDEQEAAVCVEPQTGPPNGLNTHPRLVTPIEPLEATTAWSWRRL, encoded by the coding sequence GTGAGTAACGAAGACATCACGCTGACCGCGGGTGACGCGGAGGTGACCGTGTCGCCGGGCAACGGCGGACGGATCGGCAGTCTGCGGGTCGGCGGCGCCGAACTGCTGCGGCAGGGCGCCAAGTTCGGGTGCTTCCCGATGGTCCCCTGGTGCGGGCGGATCCGCGACGGAAGATTCCTCGACGGGGCCACGGTCCGGCAGATGCCGCTCAACTCCCCGCCGCACGCCATCCACGGCACCGCCCGCGACGGTGCCTGGAAGACCGCGCGCGTCACCGCGGACGAGGCCGTGATCACGTACGACCTGGTCGAGCCCTGGCCGCACCCCGCCCGCGTCACCCAGGCCTTCGCGCTGACCGCGGACGGCCTGACGGTCACCATGTCGGTGGAGACGTACGGGGAGTCGTTCCCGGCGCAGATCGGCTGGCATCCCTGGTTCAATAGGAACCTGGGGGACGGCGGCGAGGACGTCCGGGTCGACTTCCACCCCGCCTGGCAGGAGGAGCGGGGCGAGGACCACCTGCCCACCGGCCGCCGCGTCGATCCGGCACCCGGCCCCTGGGACGACTGCTTCGGCATGCCGGAGGGCGTCGACGTCACCCTCACCTGGCCGGGCCGGCTGGAGCTGAAGGTCGCGAGCCGTGAGCGGTGGGTCGTCGTCTACGACGAGCAGGAGGCCGCCGTGTGCGTGGAGCCGCAGACCGGTCCGCCGAACGGGCTCAACACCCACCCCCGGCTGGTCACACCCATCGAACCCCTCGAAGCCACCACGGCCTGGAGCTGGCGGCGCCTCTAA
- the pyrE gene encoding orotate phosphoribosyltransferase, protein MSEVRGELLKQIKDKAVVHGKVTLSSGLEADYYVDLRRITLDGEAAPLVGQVLLDLTAGLDFDAVGGLTMGADPVAGAMLHAAAAQGRRLDAFVVRKAAKAHGLQRRVEGPEIKGRRVLVVEDTSTTGGSPLEAVQAVREAGAEVVGVATIVDRATGAAEKIEAGAGVPYLFAYSKGELGLD, encoded by the coding sequence ATGAGTGAAGTACGTGGCGAGTTGCTGAAGCAGATCAAGGACAAGGCCGTGGTGCACGGCAAGGTGACCCTCTCCTCGGGTCTCGAGGCCGACTACTACGTGGACCTGCGCCGGATCACGCTGGACGGCGAGGCCGCCCCGCTCGTCGGGCAGGTCCTCCTCGACCTCACCGCCGGCCTGGACTTCGACGCGGTCGGCGGGCTGACCATGGGCGCCGACCCGGTCGCCGGGGCGATGCTGCACGCCGCCGCCGCGCAGGGCCGCCGGCTGGACGCCTTCGTCGTCCGCAAGGCCGCCAAGGCGCACGGTCTCCAGCGCCGTGTCGAGGGCCCCGAGATCAAGGGCCGGCGCGTCCTCGTGGTCGAGGACACCTCGACCACGGGCGGCTCCCCGCTGGAGGCCGTCCAGGCCGTCAGGGAGGCCGGTGCCGAGGTCGTCGGCGTCGCCACGATCGTCGACCGCGCCACCGGCGCAGCCGAGAAGATCGAGGCCGGAGCCGGTGTCCCGTACCTCTTCGCCTACTCCAAGGGCGAGTTGGGGCTCGACTGA
- the fbaA gene encoding class II fructose-bisphosphate aldolase, translating into MPIATPEVYNEMLDRAKAGKFAYPAINVTSSQTLHAALRGFAEAESDGIIQISTGGAEFLGGQHNKDMVTGAVALAEFAHIVAAKYDITVALHTDHCPKDKLDGYVRPLLDVSAARVAKGENPLFQSHMWDGSAETLADNLAIGQELLAKAVAAKIILEVEITPTGGEEDGVSHEINDELYTTVDDALRTAEALGLGDKGRYLLAASFGNVHGVYKPGNVVLRPELLKDLQEGVAAKYGKASPFDFVFHGGSGSTAEEIATALENGVVKMNLDTDTQYAFTRPVVDHMFRNYDGVLKVDGEVGTKSKYDPRTWGKLAEAGMAQRVTEACAALRSTGTRLK; encoded by the coding sequence ATGCCCATCGCAACCCCCGAGGTCTACAACGAGATGCTCGACCGGGCGAAGGCAGGCAAGTTCGCCTACCCGGCCATCAACGTGACCTCGTCCCAGACCCTGCACGCTGCGCTGCGCGGCTTCGCGGAGGCCGAGAGCGACGGCATCATCCAGATCTCCACCGGTGGTGCGGAGTTCCTGGGCGGCCAGCACAACAAGGACATGGTGACCGGCGCCGTCGCCCTCGCCGAGTTCGCGCACATCGTCGCCGCCAAGTACGACATCACGGTCGCGCTGCACACGGACCACTGCCCCAAGGACAAGCTGGACGGCTACGTACGTCCGCTGCTCGACGTCTCCGCCGCGCGCGTCGCCAAGGGCGAGAACCCGCTGTTCCAGTCCCACATGTGGGACGGCTCCGCCGAGACCCTCGCCGACAACCTGGCCATCGGCCAGGAGCTGCTCGCCAAGGCCGTCGCCGCGAAGATCATCCTCGAGGTCGAGATCACCCCGACCGGCGGCGAGGAGGACGGCGTCAGCCACGAGATCAACGACGAGCTGTACACGACCGTCGACGACGCGCTGCGCACCGCCGAGGCCCTGGGCCTGGGCGACAAGGGCCGCTACCTGCTCGCCGCGTCGTTCGGCAACGTCCACGGCGTGTACAAGCCGGGCAACGTCGTCCTGCGCCCCGAGCTCCTCAAGGACCTCCAGGAGGGCGTCGCCGCCAAGTACGGCAAGGCGAGCCCGTTCGACTTCGTCTTCCACGGCGGCTCCGGCTCCACCGCCGAGGAGATCGCCACCGCGCTGGAGAACGGCGTCGTGAAGATGAACCTCGACACCGACACCCAGTACGCCTTCACCCGTCCGGTCGTGGACCACATGTTCCGCAACTACGACGGTGTCCTGAAGGTCGACGGCGAGGTCGGCACCAAGTCGAAGTACGACCCGCGCACCTGGGGCAAGCTCGCCGAGGCCGGCATGGCCCAGCGTGTGACCGAGGCCTGCGCCGCCCTGCGCTCCACGGGCACCCGCCTCAAGTAG
- a CDS encoding MFS transporter, giving the protein MSADGRPAVRIASPTGKWILLATVLGSSMALLDSTVVNVALPTIGRDLNASLAALQWTVNGYMLSLAGLILLGGSLGDRFGRRKIFVLGVMWFAAASLLCGLAPNVGVLIAARVLQGVGGALLTPGSLAIIQASFHPDDRSRAIGLWSGFGGVGAAVGPFLGGWLVDGPGWRWVFLLNIPVALVCAPVALRHVPESMGAGFRAAGSRSGAGTGAGDGAGDGAGDGAGDGAGDKTGAQATPHRGFDVLGAVLGALSLALVTYALIEAKGGSPLVPVAAVAGVAAGVAFVYVERRRPDPMMPLDIFASRQFTAVNLVTLCVYAAFGGFFFLTALQLQVVAGYSALQAGTALLPTTVLMLLFSARSGELSQRIGPRIPLTVGPLLCAAGMLLMLRVGKDASYVADVLPALLVMGLGMVTLVAPLTATVLASVDTGRAGLASGINNAAARAAGLVAVAALPLLTGMGPEAYRSADAFDAAFRRAMPLCAGVLVVGAVLAFTTVRRPPPGCLRPECRRHGSLTAPPLEPQRSRGTLGTPGPRSAGPSSTDPAS; this is encoded by the coding sequence ATGTCTGCGGACGGCAGACCTGCGGTACGGATCGCCTCCCCTACGGGGAAGTGGATCCTGCTGGCCACCGTCCTCGGCTCCAGCATGGCTCTGCTGGACTCGACCGTCGTCAACGTCGCCCTGCCCACCATCGGCCGTGACCTGAACGCGAGCCTCGCCGCCCTCCAGTGGACCGTGAACGGCTACATGCTGTCGCTGGCCGGGCTGATCCTGCTGGGCGGTTCGCTCGGGGACCGTTTCGGACGCCGGAAGATCTTCGTCCTCGGGGTGATGTGGTTCGCCGCCGCCTCGCTGCTGTGCGGGCTCGCCCCGAACGTGGGCGTGCTGATCGCGGCCCGTGTCCTCCAGGGCGTCGGCGGGGCGCTGCTCACCCCCGGTTCGCTGGCGATCATCCAGGCCTCCTTCCATCCGGACGACCGGTCCCGCGCCATCGGCCTGTGGTCGGGCTTCGGGGGCGTGGGCGCCGCCGTCGGGCCGTTCCTCGGCGGCTGGCTGGTGGACGGTCCCGGCTGGCGCTGGGTGTTCCTGCTGAACATCCCCGTGGCGCTGGTGTGTGCCCCGGTCGCCCTGCGCCACGTCCCGGAGTCCATGGGGGCGGGCTTCCGCGCGGCCGGAAGCAGGTCCGGGGCCGGAACCGGGGCCGGAGACGGGGCCGGGGACGGGGCCGGAGACGGGGCCGGGGACGGGGCCGGAGACAAGACCGGTGCGCAGGCGACGCCCCATCGCGGCTTCGACGTCCTCGGAGCCGTCCTCGGCGCGCTCTCGCTCGCCCTGGTGACGTACGCCCTGATCGAGGCCAAGGGCGGTTCCCCGCTCGTTCCGGTGGCGGCGGTCGCGGGCGTGGCGGCGGGCGTGGCCTTCGTGTACGTCGAGCGGCGGCGCCCCGACCCGATGATGCCCCTGGACATCTTCGCCTCGCGCCAGTTCACGGCCGTCAACCTGGTGACCCTGTGCGTCTACGCGGCCTTCGGCGGCTTCTTCTTCCTGACCGCGCTCCAGCTCCAGGTCGTGGCGGGCTACTCGGCGCTCCAGGCGGGCACGGCCCTCCTGCCGACCACCGTCCTGATGCTGCTCTTCTCGGCCCGCTCCGGCGAACTGTCCCAGCGCATCGGGCCGCGCATCCCGCTGACCGTCGGACCGCTGCTGTGCGCGGCGGGCATGCTGCTGATGCTGCGGGTGGGCAAGGACGCGTCGTACGTCGCCGACGTGCTTCCGGCGCTGCTGGTGATGGGCCTGGGCATGGTGACCCTGGTCGCGCCGCTGACCGCGACCGTCCTGGCCTCCGTGGACACCGGGCGGGCCGGTCTGGCCAGCGGGATCAACAACGCGGCGGCCCGCGCGGCCGGGCTCGTCGCCGTGGCCGCGCTGCCGCTGCTCACCGGGATGGGTCCGGAGGCCTACCGCTCGGCGGACGCCTTCGACGCGGCCTTCCGCCGGGCGATGCCGCTCTGCGCGGGGGTGCTGGTGGTCGGCGCGGTGCTGGCCTTCACGACCGTGCGCCGCCCGCCGCCGGGCTGCCTGCGCCCCGAGTGCCGCAGACACG